A stretch of Spodoptera frugiperda isolate SF20-4 chromosome 6, AGI-APGP_CSIRO_Sfru_2.0, whole genome shotgun sequence DNA encodes these proteins:
- the LOC118267907 gene encoding zinc finger protein 771-like, translating to MDKFSDETLCRICFQKQDTVYSLFRKRKGISPSEKLNKIGVKADLHDAGPSCICCDCLAELETTVNFLEKCEKSNRVLAEYLEDSSKDNNAVHCDSRVVEYSQEESESVGRQEVDSEELLLEEPRCAQCGSRRRCPHWSPPTTYTCPKCQKVFNRKFNFKLHLKRHGESREWWCAVCGAGVVSRWLAAAHCAPRAPRACPVPGCGRAYTSTTNLRVHLRTHTGERPFECNDCGKKFSSKNTLQNHIRIHTGALPYICPVCGKQFRTNKLAAHVARHSGAGAQAGARCVCPRAGCGRRFPSASALQRHARVHRGGSAAPAHACTLCAARYHHKQSLNKHVRKQHAQHVVQTSTPEAHSTLLEPAAEL from the exons ATGGATAAGTTTAGTGATGAAACTTTGTGCagaatttgttttcaaaagCAAGATACAGTGTACTCGTTATTTCGCAAACGTAAAGGTATATCTCCGAGTgagaaattgaataaaattggtGTTAAAGCTGATCTCCACGATGCGGGGCCGTCTTGCATCTGTTGTGACTGCCTGGCGGAGTTGGAGACCACGGTCAATTTTTTAGAGAAATGTGAGAAATCAAACCGAGTGTTGGCAGAGTACTTGGAGGATAGTTCGAAGGACAATAATGCTGTACATTGCGACAGTAGAGTGGTGGAGTATAGTCAGGAGGAGAGTGAATCTGTTGGTAGACAAGAAGTGGACAGTGAGGAGTTGTTGTTGGAGGAGCCTCGGTGTGCGCAGTGCGGGTCCCGGCGCCGCTGCCCGCACTGGAGCCCGCCCACCACGTACACCTGCCCCAAGTGCCAGAAAGTGTTCAATAGGAAATTCAATTTTAAGCTGCATTT GAAGCGGCATGGTGAGTCCCGCGAGTGGTGGTGCGCGGTGTGCGGCGCGGGCGTGGTGTCGCGCTGGCTGGCGGCGGCGCACTGCGCcccccgcgcgccccgcgcctGCCCCGTGCCCGGCTGCGGGCGCGCCTACACCTCCACCACCAACCTCAGGGTGCACCTCCGCACACACACCG GCGAGAGACCCTTCGAGTGCAACGACTGTGGCAAGAAGTTCTCCAGCAAGAATACGCTGCAGAACCATATAAGGATTCATACAG GTGCGTTGCCGTACATCTGTCCGGTTTGCGGCAAGCAGTTCCGTACGAACAAGCTGGCGGCGCATGTAGCGCGACACTCGGGGGCGGGGGCGCAGGCGGGGGCGCGCTGCGTGTGCCCGCGTGCGGGGTGCGGGCGGCGGTTCCCGTCGGCGAGCGCGCTGCAGCGGCACGCGCGCGTACACCGCGGCGGCAGCGCGGCGCCCGCGCACGCCTGCACGCTGTGCGCCGCGCGGTACCACCACAAGCAGTCCCTGAACAAGCACGTGAGGAAGCAACACGCACAA CATGTAGTGCAGACGAGCACACCGGAGGCACACTCCACACTGCTGGAGCCCGCAGCTGAACTATAA
- the LOC118267908 gene encoding apical junction molecule-like, translated as MRRAPPLLLLLLATAAAGEPPQVVANESIDTLISNDTIVVDNHNGTLVLRDVNGTEIELDGAPEEVVRKKRTFGDIVFRGLADVLGYSVQRKPPQAEFPPPLAPVPGIDTPLAGPAPAPAPAPAPAAPPCGQPRAAGPPPCRAVKPPPPPPPPPQPKAVPPCPKPRAAPRPKPKPTPPPPPPPPPPCAQPRANPTTPAPCAPPPPPPPPPKQADNLERITSNLRLNFNFNRSPATPATQAPAPAAAEAVQNEAEAQVATPAQASNQAQDSQEQFVPIPIAPRAAKLPQTEPRQPRVYVDAFVVRNGVARRVNTVDAKQLDPQRANANANFEDDYLAYDEEVARQALEDDDDYEDVQESRDREAAVRQFGNAVDQFWQNKRQQRKPIQQKAQKLPANHYQNVHFGDRDLGDQIRRHDRDESHQSLQRERPRANRIPLPLPEAEDDSEVTTTTEDPKKPLKPRVLPPTEHNPNQIDTVTVRVPPIYREKRPRKLHRERPEQPDRDEEEYDQPRYEQPRYEQPREFSSREQQEYEQQTEQHGEQHGEQDTDGDDSSLAPRTERPAKRKRRRKQSRKTRSTHEHYTAGDYDYYGNKVPVSKEEKFYMELTVPPPTLDSDVARHEKPVDSGYFLEDHERIREDPSHRIRDDDRSNESGDSERADEKERAGDEERSAEDKERSVEDKERAGEEDRADERERTDKLSPNARVRETGYQSNYVRATNVQVDNPRPAFAAVSSQQQPTTA; from the coding sequence ATGCGCCGCGCGCCaccgctgctgctgctgctgctggcgACAGCCGCCGCCGGCGAGCCGCCGCAAGTCGTCGCCAACGAGTCCATCGACACGCTCATCAGTAATGACACCATCGTCGTCGACAACCACAACGGCACGCTGGTGCTGCGCGACGTCAACGGCACCGAGATCGAGCTGGACGGCGCGCCCGAGGAAGTAGTGCGGAAGAAACGGACCTTCGGCGATATAGTGTTCAGAGGCTTAGCTGACGTGCTCGGCTACAGTGTGCAGAGGAAGCCTCCTCAAGCTGAGTTCCCGCCTCCTCTTGCACCAGTCCCCGGGATTGACACTCCATTGGCTGGACCGGCACCTGCCCCTGCCCCAGCCCCCGCCCCTGCAGCACCCCCGTGTGGGCAGCCCCGCGCAGCTGGACCACCACCCTGCAGGGCTGTAAAGCCGCCCCCGCCACCACCTCCTCCACCCCAACCTAAAGCAGTGCCCCCGTGCCCAAAACCCCGAGCTGCGCCGCGACCCAAACCCAAGCCGACCCCACCACCCCCGCCGCCACCGCCACCACCGTGTGCTCAACCGCGCGCTAACCCGACCACACCCGCGCCTTGCGCTCCGCCGCCGCCTCCGCCACCACCACCCAAACAAGCCGACAACCTCGAGAGGATCACCTCAAACCTTAGATTAAACTTCAACTTTAACCGAAGTCCCGCCACTCCAGCTACACAGGCCCCTGCACCTGCCGCCGCGGAGGCAGTTCAAAACGAAGCTGAAGCCCAAGTAGCCACTCCGGCCCAAGCATCCAATCAGGCCCAAGACAGTCAGGAACAATTCGTGCCGATCCCTATTGCACCTCGTGCGGCCAAACTACCACAAACCGAGCCGCGCCAGCCGCGCGTATACGTCGATGCGTTTGTTGTAAGAAACGGAGTGGCGCGCCGAGTTAATACAGTTGACGCGAAACAGCTCGATCCGCAGCGAGCTAACGCTAACGCTAACTTCGAGGACGACTACCTCGCGTACGACGAGGAGGTCGCTCGACAGGCGCTGGAGGACGACGACGACTACGAAGACGTGCAGGAGTCCCGCGACCGCGAAGCAGCAGTGCGTCAGTTTGGTAACGCCGTGGACCAGTTTTGGCAAAATAAAAGGCAGCAGAGAAAGCCAATTCAGCAGAAGGCTCAGAAACTCCCCGCCAATCATTATCAAAACGTTCATTTCGGAGACAGAGATCTAGGCGATCAAATCCGCCGCCATGACCGCGACGAGTCTCATCAGAGTCTGCAGCGCGAACGTCCTCGTGCCAATAGGATCCCGCTGCCTTTGCCGGAAGCAGAGGATGACTCCGAGGTCACCACCACGACAGAAGATCCCAAAAAACCTCTGAAACCGCGCGTGTTGCCGCCGACCGAGCACAACCCGAATCAAATCGATACGGTCACGGTACGAGTTCCGCCGATATACCGTGAGAAACGACCGAGAAAGTTGCATCGTGAGCGACCGGAGCAACCTGACAGGGACGAGGAGGAATACGACCAACCGAGGTACGAACAACCGAGGTACGAGCAACCGCGGGAATTCAGCAGCAGGGAGCAGCAGGAGTACGAGCAGCAGACCGAGCAGCACGGCGAGCAGCACGGCGAGCAGGACACGGACGGCGACGACAGCTCGCTGGCGCCGCGCACCGAGCGCCCCGCCAAGCGCAAGCGGCGCCGCAAGCAGAGCCGCAAGACGCGCTCTACGCACGAGCACTACACGGCCGGAGATTACGACTACTACGGTAACAAGGTACCAGTCTCGAAAGAAGAGAAGTTTTATATGGAGCTAACGGTACCGCCGCCGACCCTCGACTCAGATGTAGCAAGACACGAGAAGCCTGTCGACAGCGGATATTTCCTGGAAGATCATGAAAGGATACGAGAAGATCCAAGCCACAGGATCCGCGACGACGACAGGAGTAATGAGTCAGGCGACTCGGAACGAGCTGACGAAAAGGAGCGAGCTGGCGACGAGGAGCGGAGTGCGGAGGACAAGGAGCGCTCCGTGGAGGACAAGGAGCGGGCGGGCGAGGAGGACCGCGCGGACGAGCGCGAGCGCACCGACAAGCTGAGCCCCAACGCGCGCGTGCGCGAGACTGGCTACCAGAGCAACTACGTGCGCGCCACCAACGTGCAGGTGGACAACCCGCGGCCCGCCTTCGCCGCCGTCTCCAGCCAGCAGCAGCCGACCACGGCGTGA